tattctcctcggcgcctttCTTTGCTTCAGCTGTCCTCTGTTCGAGGAAAAGTCCGTCGACGGGGCGACTCTTCTCAGCGGCGTGCTGTTCCGCGTCTCCACCCTCGACGTCGCCCGTTtcggaggccggcgacggctgcgAGGGAGCCTTTTCgactgtcgccgccgccggactCACAGCCCGTGCCTCCTGGCCATGAGTGGTTTGGGCGCCGTCTTTGTGCTTTTTGAGGcggagcgagaaggagaagcccGAGCTCGATGCAGTGTCTGTTTTGGCAGGCGCGTCTCGGTCGGGGGCCTCGCCGAAGGCAGGGCAGGTACACGAGGCGTCGCAGgacgtcgtcgccgcgttcTCCGCCACGCTGGAGCTCGAGGTGAGAGTCCCGCCGCACGTTGAGCAGCGCGAAGTCTCGCCCCCGGAAGAAGTCCGCGCGAAGTTCTCCACGAGTGGCGGGCAGGGGaagaagggcgccgcggcggaaaacGCGAAGGGCCGGATGGGCACCGCGCCacccgcaggcagcgccacccctggcggcggcgatgcgacgccgacgactgTGGGCGCCACcccgcgcgccagcgactGCAAGATCgtgagcgcgccgccgctctgctgcagcgccgcagacgggaAGCTGAAGCTCGCCACGGGGGCCCGCTgccccgcgagcggcgcgaaggcggtcGTGGCGGGCTGAGTCGGAAGGGGCGCCGTGAGAGGAGGCGTGAGAAGAGACGCACTGAGCGGATGCTGCGTCTGGGGGAAGGGCTCGGGGCCTCGAGCCTtcgcggggcgcggcggggaggacgaggagggcgaggcgaacggactctccggcgcgtgcggcgaccgcggctctgcgggcACCTCCAtggagcctcgcgcgtcgcgctggcgcagctggcgctggAGCTCGAAAATCTGGGACTGGAGTCGCCTCACTTGGTCGTCTTGCGCGCTGCACcatctcgcctcgccgcctccaaaCTCGcagtcgcgcctcctctcctcgcggccgcctctccgcgacCCCTGCACAGGTGAGCCGCTGGAGGTGTGCCGCACCGAGGCGGCGTATGCAGAGAGCGgagctctgcgtctgcgttctctgctgtcgtcctcgcagcgcgagctcctcCCGCGACTGGCGCCACTTCGCGGGTACGAAGAGACAACGGCGTTCCTGTCGGGCGTCCTTCCGGGGCGCGGCACGACGATGCCGGCGGGGGCCGAGTCGCGCGTCCAGGGTCTCAAGGTGCCGCGGAAGTAGAGGCTCTGCTTgttttcctctcgctgcttcaCTCCGAAGCGCGGCTCGGGTAGGCAGAagccctcgtctgcgcctcctcgcgggccCCCCAAGACCGCGACCTCCCAgctctcgccgcccttcttcaTGCGATGCGCCGACAGCTgccggtgcggcggcgagtgcagctctgaggcgcgcgaacacgagggcgaggagacgggggAGACCGAGGAGACCGACGGCGACCGTGCCCGCctgtctgcgcgccgcgcgtccgcagctctctcggcgcgccaGTCCTCGCGCGggtctcgcgctcgctgccgccccgccgcaTCCTCGGGgtcgagcgcgaagaggagctgcgACGGCGTGCCGATGAAGGCTTgctgaggcggagaaggagaccgcgggcggcgcgccgcggactccgactgcccgccgccgcgtccggGGCTGCCGCCCTGATCTCCCTCGACGGAGAGGTAGACGCGAATttgcgagggcgaggagacagtccctgcgggcgccgcacgGCTATagtccgcggcgtcgcccgcgcgggggCCTCTGAACGCCTCCATCCTGGGCTCAATCCAcgccctctcgccgccttcgctctccgcggagaagacacgcgaggagacagatgCAGTCTCCAGAGGCGCTGGCAAGGagtgcggcggaggggagcCGTCAGTGTTGCTGTCGAGAAGGCCGAGGATCTCGTCCTGAAGGAACGCATGCAAGCGACTAAACACGGGTTTAGGGGTTTCCAAGGCCgtcaggggggggggggggggatggcGACGCCCGGGCAGTACGCGAGAaacagacggcgacgagaggcGTGGAGATGAACGAAGGCAAGAAAGAGATCGTAGAGGTATGTACAGTGGACGGGGTTCGTGACCACGGCGAAGGACAACCGAGATCCATACAGCCTCCTGCCGACGTACATATCAGTTAAGAGTACCGAGGGCGTCGCCAGACAGAGCCTCACCTGCAGGCGATCCACGGACTGCAGCAACTGCTTGCCCTCGTGGGTcggcgtcgcttcctcggcgtggtcgcgcgctgcgtgtctgtcgGCAGACAGCTGCGACTCGTGACTCGTCGCGCTGTAAAGGCCGCCTTCAAAGCTCTTCTCCTCGGACTCTTCATCCTCTTCCATGGAGTCGTTAGTCAGTGAGAAGGGGCTCCGGAAGTCTTTCTTGTGTGTTCTCccgacagacgccgcggagccgctgcttcgcgttCTTGCGTGAGAGGTCGTGTGGTGTTTCTCGAGGCCCTCGGCTGTTCACAGGGGCAGAAAACAAAGGGACAAAATGCAAGCTAAACGGCGCGAGGCACATCGACCACGAGCCTCCTTTCGAAGGGTGATGCGCCCAAGCCCGTTCTCTAGCGCGAGGCCTCTCGGCAACCGACCCCCTACGACGAgcgacgctgccgcgacGCTGCCACGCACTGTTCATCCAGCCTCGGATATAGAGATCGTATTTCCTCACGACGCCTCCTTCTTGCGGCAGGGTGCGCACCGATACGTGGAGCCTGTGCccgacgaaggcgctgcgcctccaacAGAAGAGTCTGCGCAAAAAGTTTTCTGAGCTCAACTCACCCGATTGGGCCTCTTGAATCATCCCGTCGAGGAAGCTGTCGATCCGCGAGTAGGACGGCTCCAGCGGCCGGCTGTCTGCACTCGCTGAGCTTTTAGAAAAGGTTCGTTGAgggctctcctcgcgctcatACTGAGCCTCGTCCTGAGAGGACACAAGCAAGACAAAGGAAACTTTGCAGATACCGCGCAGGAAACGGCGACACATCAAGAGAGCGCCACGCCTAGGGACGCAGAAGAACTGAAAAGACAAACAAGTGCTTTCGTgggtggcggcgcgagacCCCAGCCTACGAAACTCTCAGGATGGGCGCTAGCAGTAGGATAAATCTACGCCTCCGGAAAAAAAGCACAcatctgtgcatgcgcggtTGGCTCAAGCGGCTCCGTATTCATGCCTCTGCAAAAGGCGGTTTTCCTTGTTGAATTCAAAGTGCTCCCTCATAAAGTTACACCAACGAACAGAACGTCTCacccgccctccccccccttccttctccctcgccagCGAGCCGAACGTCGGTGTGGTCTGTGCTTCATCCTCTGGTGCGAAAAAGTTATATCCTCCGTAGAAAGCACAGGAAGGTTGTAGCTAGGCCATGCATCGCAACTACCACATTATAAGgagctatcgtctctgcaCAAATGAaccgcgatccagaactgtaaAACCCCTATATAATAAACGAAAACATCATAAGTCTTAAAAGActgaagacgacgccgcggcttACGCGAGCGGACAGTGCAGCATCGCTGTagcgagaggccgcgtgAAAAGGCgaaacggcgaagaggcgtcGCATCGTTCTTTTGCCgggtgtctcctctcgagcGCCTGGTGCAAGGCCTTGACAGCCGCCGCTCAGCGGGAACGCGTTGGGCTCCATCTCGCGCCCGTCGGACTCTGCTGAGAGAGACGTCAGCTGGCAGTCGACCGTCGCGGACGTGACGCAGAGCGTTTCGCGGCCCGAGTCCACGTCAGTGTTGAGGCGGAGAGCCTGGTGAATCAAAAACAAGCAGTGAGCACCACGCGAAGTCTACACTCTAAAAAGCCAGAGggtggagagaagacgaacgaCACCAGAGAGGGAGCAGAACGAGCCGAGTGGCGCAATGGGAGGCACAACGCCCAGAGAGTTTGAGCGGTCGGAGGGCTGAGCTCTGATATGGAAACTGGATCTTACGCGAGGGTCATCCCAGTCGAGGaacgagctgcgcagctccgcgagcgACTTCTCGAGATCCTCCATGGCCTTAGTCAcctcctctgccgctgccgagtccgccgcagcctggaagaaagaaaaaagagggAAGACGCGAGTGCAGAAGAGAACAGAACCGGGGGCTGGGGCCAGCAGAAAGGAAGCCAGGCGCGACCACAGAGGAAGGGGGGAAACTCGTAAGGCAAAAAAGCGCAATTCCACGAACGGCTGTGCATCAGATCAGGCGAGCGCCACAGAGAGGAGCGCCGAGTGCGACCGCCCCGTCCGCTAGCCTGCCCAAACACGTCGTGGCACTTCGTTTTCTTGTTCCGACGCCCTGCAGAGTCCTCCGccagcctcgccgtctccagcGAACGACGCAGGTTCTCGCGTTTCCTTacgtcgctgcgcgagagcgTGAGCATCCCGACAAACAAGTTGTTGCCCGTGAGCCTCTCCCTTCCACTGGGTGaccagggcggcggcgacggccctGCGCCGGGAAATGCGGAGTGCTGTGGGGCGGCGAGGTCTGCGTAGGCGCCCGTCGAGGGGGGAAGCGGCAGGACCCTgcagccagccgccgcgggttGGCTGGCCGTGTGCATGAACGCTTCGGGCCAACCCATGGTTTCCCGCTGCGCAAAGTCTGCGGGTTTCTTGTGCGCGACGAATCTGCCTGACTCGTGCACGTAGTAGCACGGGTCTGCGGGGTAGAACGCACTGCGCGGAAAGCCCAGCCagacgagagaagaggaggcagcgtcctcgcgtggcgcggcgcgtaggcggcaggcgcccgccggctcCGCCGGATGAGGGAAGgaggcctgcaggcggcgctgttGCCGTGTGATGTTCACCATGCGGGGGCGGTACTGGGTGGTCGCGCAGAGCTGCCCGCTAGCCGCGGAAAAACGAGACTCCGacggacgcggcggaggcgagcacgtgcgggaggggggcgcgaggcctgacgccggcgccgcggcggcagacacgcggcCGGGGGTAGGCACCGCCGGCAGGTagtccgcggacgcgctgaCCCGCTCGGAATAGGCGAACGGAGTGGAGACGCTGGAGAACGAAGAGGGCAGCGAGTCAGGGCAAGGTGCTGCCCAGGATGGCTCCAGCTGAGTGGGGGGGTCAGCCGACGTCAGCGCTTCAGAGGTGAGACTGAAGTCCCCAGTCCCGGCTGGGTGATGTTGCGAacggggcgcggcgccgggctccGGAActcgcggcttctgcagaggcgcgctcgccttctccagccGCAGCTCTGGCCAGAAGGGCGCATGCTCCTTGCCCAGCACTTCGCGCACGAAGAGGTGGTTCTGGAAAGCCGAGAGCATGTTCAGCAGCGTCGAcagcctcgcgccgtcgagCAGATCCCAGTCTGCGGTGCCTCCAAAGAGAATCTGGCGTTCGAGACACAAGAACATAGAGCGCCTCAAGTggagaaaaacgcgagcGGAAATCCACACGGAACACGCATATGTGCCTGCGCCACACccctggcgacggcgaagatcTGACTAAAGGCAGTAAAGCCCACCAAGCACCCCCGCTGGAGGCTCGCACCTGCGGGGTGTTGACACGACCGAAAACCGCCTCGAATTTTCGCTTCTCTTTCCGCCCCATCCTCTCTTGTTCAGCATCAACGTCCTTCCAAGCGCCTTCTCAACGCGGTcgccgggcggcgagggcttAGGGTGTACGTCGAGAGTTCGTGGCGCAAgtttccgccgcctctcacCTGCTGGCGGGTTGCTCGAATTTCTCCATGGACTTGCCCCAGGGAGCCCTTCATCTCGGCCTGAGAAGGCAGCCACCACGACttgtcgccctcggcgtcggtgAGCGCCGGCTGCTTCGAAGAGAGCTCCTTGCGAAGCGCGGTCCCGAGTTCCCAATCCTTAATCTTTCCGCGAACCGCCTGCAGATGGCGAAAGTggcgcgagagcgcaaggTGCAGAGAACGCAAGTGGGACCTGCGACGAAACACGCAGAAACGAGAAAGCCGTTAGAAGGAAGAGTGACACAGAAGTGTGTGAGGGCCGGTCGACAGATCCGAgcaagaggcgcagcgggacGGAATCGACTGGTCTGCCCACAGGAGGCGTGCGTGCAAAGAAATGACGAGCCTGCCGACTGCGAGTCTTCCAGACCATCGCgaagccccccccccccccctctgccTACGAGCCTCACGCAGCGGCTCTTCGATTCTGCTCGCTCCGTTTCTCACTGTTTAGGAGAGATCTGGGtgacgcggagccgccggGGTGCGCCGGCCAACTTGGAGCCGAAGCGAAGCGTAGGCAAGGAGACTGGCAGGTAACAGTCCGAGGGGTCGACAGTCAGGATCACGGAGAGGTTGGACGGCCCGTGCAGTCTCGGCTGGAGGAGCTGAGTGAGCGTTGCGCCCGCCCAGGCCGTCGAGCGTGCGCTGCAGTCTCTGCTTTTCCCAGACTCCGCGTGGTGCAGGAGGTCGTCAGTCATCAGAACGAGGCTCTGCGTCGAGGCTGTATCTGCAGGGAGAGAATGCCGAGTCAAAACTCACACAGGGGGTAGAGGCAAGCAGCGCTTGGCACGCACTCCACACTCCACACGGGCAAAGGCACTCCGGTCACAGACACACTCTAAGAAAGGGGCtgcccgcgcggaggagagatgAACTCTGACACTCGCAGCTTAACTACGCTAGCCCTAAGGGCTTGCGGCACCGGATACGGCGCCCACATTTCCATGCGTCCACCCGTCAGCATCCCAGCtcccgcggcagccacgtCTGGCTTGAGTCTCGCCACACGAGAGGAGAGGCCAACTTGTCAGCCATCCACCCGGGAGAGCCTCAGCCCTTTCTCTAAGGACAAGGCGCTCAAATCCGTACCTGTGTAGGTCAGATCCGCAAGCGCTTCCGTGCCAGCGGTTTCCACGATGGTAAGCGTGGCGCGTGTGACTTCAGGAACCCGAGCGCTCAGAGAGTCTTTTCCAGCCACTTGTGAAGCGGACGAAGCACTCATGCTactcgaagacgccgagccgcccgcggtgtgccgaggagacggagaagacgggCGAAGTCGGCGGTCCCTTCTCAGGCGCACTTTCTCGACCGTGATCGTCACAACGCCGCTGGACGGGAGCTCGGGGAAGATGTTGTCCCTGGCCTTCTTCAGTGCTGCTGCTCTGCGCAGTCGTTACACAAGAGAAATCCGCGGCACGCAACTGCAGCACCGGCGGAAGGAATCGCGGCAACCAGTTAAAAGACTCTTCTAGGCCCGACGACACGCGAAAGGGCGACTGAACTCTCGGAAGAGGTAGCGTCGGTCCCAAGTCCGGGGCGCGCActgggcgcgccgccagagtTCAGAAGCCTCTCGACAGTTCAGCGCTCGACCCCCACCCTCACCCCCCTTGTGTTGCCTGCAGAGAAGGGCGACCAGCGATTAAAAATCGAAACAGCCATGGTGCTTGGGGAGGGCTTGAGTCGAGCGCTAAAGGACTTCAGCGGATGCCCTCTCAACTGACTGCGAAGGGATTCCACTTGCCTAGCGAGGTCCCGGACGAGCTCCTCCGCAGAGGTGCCCGGTTTCTCGTAGACGCCTTCGATGTACCGTGTCCCTTCGGCAGTTCTCCGAAGCGCTAGCGTGGGAAGAATGTCCGAAGGCGTGAAATCGGCTGCGCAGTGAAGAAGATCGACGATCGCGTGGCGGCGGATTTCAACATAGGAACAGCGGACGGAAAACTCGTAGTCGTGCTCCAACCATCCTTGAGGATCCATGTTCCAGGACAGCAGCTCCGGGGCGTTCGTCGGCGGCTTGACTTTCGCTGAGCGAGGACTTCTGTATGAGGCAATATGGTCGAAGAGATCTTGGATAGCGCAAAAAACGACGCCGGGGTGCTCAAGAGTGCCAAAGAGCGTATACGTCTTGCCGCTGGCAGAGCTTCCGCATGCGATCAGGGTGCTGCTGATGCCCTGAGAGACAGCCGGAATTCGAAAACGCCAGCATTCATCTGCAGAGTGTTCATATTCACCGCACTGGTCAGCaggacagaaaaaaaaactgcTTGACGGTCACACAGTCGTCAGCAGCAATGCGCTGGTGAACATACGAATTCCTCGATAGCTCGAGATCGCACAAGTGTAATTGAGCTAGAGCCCACAGAACGTAGGTGTAGCAATCTCCTACACGGCCGCAAAAATGAACTCTTACGAAAGGTACGACTTGAGAACACACGGTGCAACTCGCCACACCACCGTGGATACCGGATGCACCCCACTGCATttcccgccggcgctccaAGCTTCATTACAGCGGATTATTCCACACGTGCTGCCTACCAATAATCCACTCAATCGGGAAGTCGCTCATTAAGAGAATGGAAGTGGTGTCCAAGGATATAAACTACACGAACCCATTGTTCAGGTCTGTGCAGTATGCTACCtgcaggctgccgcctcgctgggTGACTTGAATTTGGGAGGAACGTCTGTATTTGTCATGCAAGCATTGAGCAAACTCACCTCAGTACTCTGAATGACTAGAGGCTGAACAGCCTCGCTATATACAGTCGCAGTCGCTGTGCTTTCGTCGAAGACTCTGCGAGACATAGGAAGATCAGCAGTGCCAGTCTAAACGCCCCATCGTGCCCGACTCCTGAAGGGCGTCCATTTCCCAGCATCAAAGGCGTTAGCACCGACCACGAGGCCAGCTGCGGCATAGAGTAGATTTCCGAATGCCATTCTTCAAGATGTGGCTACGGCGAAAACACCACGAAAGCAGGTGAGGCCTGACATTcgcagagcctcgcgcgagcgaaCAGGCTCTCACTGTCTTGTGTCAGCCCAAAATCGCGTCTGTGCAGTCTTTTCTGCAACGCTTAGCCACGTCTGGGTCCCTGGTAAAGAACTTCCTGGCGGGCGTGTGCTCAATTTCCCGGTGCCGTGTGCAAGCGGGACCACCGTCGTGCTAGGCAACGTCACACGGAAATCGGCTCCGGAGGATCTTACCTGCCATTGAAACTCAGGTCCAAAAGAGATTTAGAGACGCCTCGATGATCCCCCGTCTCTTTCCTGAGTTCTTTCAACATGTTTTGAACCACCTCATCTGATTCTGCGATGCTGCTAGTCTGGGCATCGATGCTGAGAGAATGTGGACCGGAAACGAAGTAACTCGAGCGGGCGCCCTCCTCTATCCTCCCGAGGGCAAGAGGACGGAAGCGGACGAAGACTTCAGATTCTACTACCGCCGCAGCATGTGCGGCGGCAAGCAGGTTTCGCTTCTCCATAAGGGATCCGGAGCATGTGAGACTCTCACTGAATCCGGGTTAAATCCGTCTGTCGAAAAGGAATGGCAAAAGAAGTCGGTCTTGTGGGCAGGCCATGAAAACAAGCCGAAAAAAACATGGGTGAGGTCAGCGAACAGCCAGGGGAAAGTATTCAGGCTGTTTTGCCAGCAAACGTATCAGAGGAGATACGAAAATTTCTTGTCTTGTGGTGGTTGCAAGGCGATCGCTGGGGGCCAACATTGAACATTACTTTTTACAGGAGAAAGGCTAGAGCATGTCCTTGCAGAACTCGAGCGTAAGGTATAAACTGAAGGCAGAAAGGATGTTACAGACCGATGAAAAGACGTGCGAGTCGAGGAACTGGAAAAACTGAGTCGAGTGCCTCTCTCACAAAAcgatggggggggggggggggacgctCGCAGGGAGgtgccgccgctctcctgtagacgagagcgagaggtGACACACAGCGCCTCCCTAGCTTCGCCAGAAAATACCTCGATGCATTGCAAGTTTCAGAGGCACGCAAAACTACACAGCTTGAATTGTGCTCAAAGGGTAAGTAGGATTGCCACGAATGCCATAACGGGCAGCCACATGAGTGAGTGATGACGGCGTCCACATCTACCTTCAGCGCTTACTGCGCGCTAGAGTGGCTGAACTCTCACACACCGAGCAGTCGCAGCCCAGCCAAGACAAGACGGCTGGTTCGACTGCTCCGGTGGAGCTCTACCCGCacaagacagagagacgccccCCCTTTTTTGGAACGAGACGCGTCCTTGAGCCTTTTAAACGGAAACAAAAAGGCAACTTCCCATCAGCACTACGCGCCTCTCATTAGCACACTCCTCAACCTatttccttcttcctctaCGTAGGGCTGGGAGGAAAAGCTCGAAACCGCCACGAAGAAGGCACAGGAACCGGGACCCGCAGCCACACGTCGGTCGCAGGCCAGTACACAACCACCTCGCAGCACTCGGGGGTGCGGTAAACGGAATCTAAATTGCTTCTGGAAAAAGGCGCCGGATTCTCTCTTGTTTCGCCGAACGACTCATATCCACAACTGTCACAAATCTAAGAAGTCGATGGCCGCccgagaagaggcagaacgGAGGTGAGAACCTGGTGGTTGCAGTGCGAAACTCTATTCGAAGCAGCGATTGCGCTAGGCGGCATGTTCTcatgcgcgcgtggcgggcaCTACACTTTAGCGACCGGCAGCGTTCGACCTTCTGCTGACGTC
This DNA window, taken from Besnoitia besnoiti strain Bb-Ger1 chromosome III, whole genome shotgun sequence, encodes the following:
- a CDS encoding hypothetical protein (encoded by transcript BESB_050400), which gives rise to MLKELRKETGDHRGVSKSLLDLSFNGRVFDESTATATVYSEAVQPLVIQSTEGISSTLIACGSSASGKTYTLFGTLEHPGVVFCAIQDLFDHIASYRSPRSAKVKPPTNAPELLSWNMDPQGWLEHDYEFSVRCSYVEIRRHAIVDLLHCAADFTPSDILPTLALRRTAEGTRYIEGVYEKPGTSAEELVRDLARAAALKKARDNIFPELPSSGVVTITVEKVRLRRDRRLRPSSPSPRHTAGGSASSSSMSASSASQVAGKDSLSARVPEVTRATLTIVETAGTEALADLTYTDTASTQSLVLMTDDLLHHAESGKSRDCSARSTAWAGATLTQLLQPRLHGPSNLSVILTVDPSDCYLPVSLPTLRFGSKLAGAPRRLRVTQISPKQSHLRSLHLALSRHFRHLQAVRGKIKDWELGTALRKELSSKQPALTDAEGDKSWWLPSQAEMKGSLGQVHGEIRATRQQILFGGTADWDLLDGARLSTLLNMLSAFQNHLFVREVLGKEHAPFWPELRLEKASAPLQKPRVPEPGAAPRSQHHPAGTGDFSLTSEALTSADPPTQLEPSWAAPCPDSLPSSFSSVSTPFAYSERVSASADYLPAVPTPGRVSAAAAPASGLAPPSRTCSPPPRPSESRFSAASGQLCATTQYRPRMVNITRQQRRLQASFPHPAEPAGACRLRAAPREDAASSSLVWLGFPRSAFYPADPCYYVHESGRFVAHKKPADFAQRETMGWPEAFMHTASQPAAAGCRVLPLPPSTGAYADLAAPQHSAFPGAGPSPPPWSPSGRERLTGNNLFVGMLTLSRSDAAADSAAAEEVTKAMEDLEKSLAELRSSFLDWDDPRALRLNTDVDSGRETLCVTSATVDCQLTSLSAESDGREMEPNAFPLSGGCQGLAPGAREETPGKRTMRRLFAVSPFHAASRYSDAALSARLQPSCAFYGGYNFFAPEDEAQTTPTFGSLAREKEGGGGRDEAQYEREESPQRTFSKSSASADSRPLEPSYSRIDSFLDGMIQEAQSAEGLEKHHTTSHARTRSSGSAASVGRTHKKDFRSPFSLTNDSMEEDEESEEKSFEGGLYSATSHESQLSADRHAARDHAEEATPTHEGKQLLQSVDRLQDEILGLLDSNTDGSPPPHSLPAPLETASVSSRVFSAESEGGERAWIEPRMEAFRGPRAGDAADYSRAAPAGTVSSPSQIRVYLSVEGDQGGSPGRGGGQSESAARRPRSPSPPQQAFIGTPSQLLFALDPEDAAGRQRARDPREDWRAERAADARRADRRARSPSVSSVSPVSSPSCSRASELHSPPHRQLSAHRMKKGGESWEVAVLGGPRGGADEGFCLPEPRFGVKQREENKQSLYFRGTLRPWTRDSAPAGIVVPRPGRTPDRNAVVSSYPRSGASRGRSSRCEDDSRERRRRAPLSAYAASVRHTSSGSPVQGSRRGGREERRRDCEFGGGEARWCSAQDDQVRRLQSQIFELQRQLRQRDARGSMEVPAEPRSPHAPESPFASPSSSSPPRPAKARGPEPFPQTQHPLSASLLTPPLTAPLPTQPATTAFAPLAGQRAPVASFSFPSAALQQSGGALTILQSLARGVAPTVVGVASPPPGVALPAGGAVPIRPFAFSAAAPFFPCPPLVENFARTSSGGETSRCSTCGGTLTSSSSVAENAATTSCDASCTCPAFGEAPDRDAPAKTDTASSSGFSFSLRLKKHKDGAQTTHGQEARAVSPAAATVEKAPSQPSPASETGDVEGGDAEQHAAEKSRPVDGLFLEQRTAEAKKGAEENKTPPATPASPAPPRGASTLLPPQSAASRTQTSTPPASPEQEAARPEAAAVFSSPGAERVQWEKSGGATSAPPPRRYTSYSNRPASPEAFRCRPATPTRGLRTAYAPSSPAHRSWAPSFASATPSRASCLPSASPWGPPASPPCGSAPAGDFSPVQTVRGKPRVICTIRRDGSGVPLDLQQGEEVGSLQERSRVIYPLSHVSHTSVVGDATGRSLPASLLSPTRPLSSPFARPSSPPPPPPRDFGYPPPHAVSPLAHSPLGRASAACCSPPPARCATGCFSPAARGRGILPADGAAPSCPRAAPLKVVLPSPAAFSACSELGGCGARATLSGADARGSADADHFDAGLGGPIRVPQPSAPFAEQIFGFVGKKVRDFWDARPGAVRAADGRGTQKGTTVAKPVDDCRSKHFWPNWYHVLPPPNAVTFRRRRSRSRESQLCAPAAPVTPPASPRARIAQSRPLSVPPGYPKWKCGQEGVRAAILPESAEPTESAEPTESAEPTESAEPTESAEPTESAEPTESAEAMESAEPTESAEIAKAAPAQSVTEKKPTDSPSSRSFSSPFVGDASEDPRASPVAATPAAVFLAPQVVAQGLPGAAAGVAPPLIFDPLWTAPVVAAPAPPALLAHSPQGTLLRRASPPPLAPPTPSAASPTQAAQPQLALSVSGAPRAGTVLAFSSFAPPQVSAAPVAAVAPPQLLRGAALLAPGAAVLAPAPPLLPPSGLAVGVAPQPLVAVAGPAAELGAAATAGEAAGPAREEGATLAEGCASLSRSFGEMCRQLLGVRKRDAAGEEAQARASPTFPFFGAPQLLLPRPKPYPVLEIGIFKSERERVEKQMSSTEEGSFRSKLKTGREDNAA